One genomic window of Caenorhabditis elegans chromosome I includes the following:
- the nduf-7 gene encoding putative NADH dehydrogenase [ubiquinone] iron-sulfur protein 7, mitochondrial (Confirmed by transcript evidence) encodes MLSALRTAGAVGTRRLASTQAIASNSEAPKGIATTGTPFLNPSSKAEYALARLDDVLNLAQRGSIWPLTFGLACCAVEMMHFAAPRYDMDRYGVVFRASPRQADLIFVAGTVTNKMAPALRRIYDQMPEAKWVISMGSCANGGGYYHYAYSVLRGCDRVIPVDIYVPGCPPTAEALLYGVLQLQKKIKRKREAQLWYRR; translated from the exons atgcttTCGGCACTTCGAACTGCCGGGGCAGTCGGTACTCGCCGTCTTGCTTCGACTCAAGCGATCGCCAGTAACAGCGAGGCACCAAAGGGTATTGCCACCACAg gaACTCCATTCCTGAATCCATCGTCTAAAGCCGAGTACGCGTTGGCTCGTCTTGATGATGTCCTGAATTTGGCTCAAAGAGGTTCAATTTGGCCACTGACGTTCGGTCTCGCATGTTGTGCTGTCGAAATGATGCACTTCGCTGCGCCAAGATATGATATGGATCGGTACGGAGTCGTTTTCAGAGCCTCTCCCAGACAG gccGATTTGATTTTCGTTGCCGGTACAGTAACCAACAAAATGGCACCTGCACTTCGCCGCATATATGATCAAATGCCAGAAGCAAAATGGGTTATTTCAATGGGATCATGTGCAAACGGAGGAGGATATTATCATTACGCATATTCTGTACTTCGTGGATGTGATCGTGTGATTCCAGTGGACATTTATGTACCAGGATGCCCACCAACTGCTGAG gCTCTTCTATACGGAGTTCTCCAACTTCAAAAGAAGATCAAGCGTAAGCGAGAAGCTCAACTTTGGTACAGACGCTAA